The genomic region CGTCGCCGTGCCGGGGGTCTGTGAGCGCGGCGGAGGCGCGAGAAAGCGGCGTCGCGCGGGATACCGCTTGCCGCGCGCACTCCAAGACGCTGCCGCCCGGACGCAGGTAATTTGGAGTGCGGTGGCAAGCGGTATCCCGCGCGACACCGCTATTTCTGACCAAGAAAAGGCGCCAGAGGGTGAAAAAGGCTCCGATTTAGATGCGTTTGCCCTGAAGAAACGATTGACATACCCCCCCCCGCTATCTATAATGTCACCTAATCAACTGATTCGGTCCCGCTCATTTTGTGTTCCACTCCGGTGGACCCGGGGTGGGGTTTTCATGCGGGAAGCCTCCGATTCGTAACACGACCTGTAGAGCGTTTTCCCGAGCAGCAGCGCATGCCTGTGACACATGGAGCATTTCCGATATCCGGCCTCTCTCGCAACGGATCATATGACACACACGCGCATCATCGTAAGGCTGGGTCTGGCGATAGTGGCTGCCACAGCAGCACCCAGTGGCGCATCGGAGGTGCCGGCGACCCGCAGCAGCGTGGGTCGCATGGAGTGCGCGACGAATGCTCCGGCTGAGCCGCTGTGTTCATCTCCCGTCGAGATGTCATCCTTCACGGTCGGTCATGTATACCGGACGACAACCAACGCCATCTGCGAGGCGCACCGTTCTTTTCTACATGCTGCAGAGGTCCGGGTGGCCTATGGGTTTCCGGGGAGATTTCCTGGCGAGGCCTATCGTATTGCGAAGACGAACAGCTTTCCTCATTCAACTGAGCCGGTGCTCGGTGGATGTATCCCCCGGCCTGCCACCCATGTCATCGTACCGTCATGCAGACAGTGTGACAAAGCAAGGGAGGACTGGCTGCAGTATCACCGCTACACGGACTAGGATTCACCCGTCGTCGGAAACCTATTGAGGCGCTTGAGAAACCCCTGACAGCCAAAGTGGCACGGGCATCTTGCCCGTGATTCATGGGCGGGACGCGCATGTCACAAGAGGTTTTGAAAGCGCCTCAGAAGAGATGGTGGCAAGGGCCGGGGTCGAACCGGCGACACGCGGATTTTCAGTCCGCTGCTCTACCAACTGAGCTACCTCGCCATATCCAGAGCTGTGAAATGCGGGCTACAATAGCGAAGGGAGGGGCGAAAGTCAACGGTGTTTTTTGTATTTTTTTTATTCGGAAGGTGAATTGCAGTTTCCGCGCGAGTCGTTTTGGCGTATCCTGTGGCCTCTCTGAAATGTCTGACAGGCTCCATACGCTTCCCGACCTCCCGGTTCGCGCGGTGATTCCCAAGATCGCCGCCGCGCTGGCCCGGAACTGCCCGGTTGTCTTGCAGGCGCCGCCGGGTTCGGGCAAGACAACGCTTGTTCCGCCAGCCTTGATGGATGCGCCCTGGCTGGGCGGCCGCCGGATCGTCCTCCTCGAACCCCGCCGCCTCGCCGCCCGAGCCGCCGCCCGGCGCATGGCGCACCTGCTGGGGGAGTCGGTGGGGGAGCGGATTGGCTATCACATCCGGCTCGAACGGCGGGTGTCCGAGACGACCCGCGTCGAAATCCTGACCGAAGGGCTACTCGTGCAGCGTCTGCTGCATGATCCCGAACTCGCGGGCGTCGGGATGGTGATCTTCGACGAATTTCACGAGCGCGCACTCGTCGCCGATCAGGCTTTGGCCCTGGCGCTCGATGTGCGCCGCGCGCTGCGTCCGGATCTGCGCCTCCTGGTGATGTCTGCGACGCTGGATACGGCGGCGGTCGTCGGCTGGCTCGCCGAACCCGGTGCGCCCGCCGATTGCCAGCCGCGCGTTGTCACCGCCACGGGCCGCGCCTGGCCCGTGGAGACCCGCCTGCTTGCCCGTCTCCCGTCGTCGCCGGTTGCGCGCCAGGCCGCCGATGCCGTGCTCCGCGCCCTGGCCGATGAGAGCGGGTCGATCCTGGTTTTTCTTCCCGGCGAGGGCGAGATCCGCCGGACCGCCGAGCTCCTCCGAGAGGCGCGCCTGCCCGTCGGCGCCGAGGTTCAGCCGCTCTACGCGGCGCTCACGCGCGAGGCCCAGGAACGGGCGGTCGGGCCGCCGCCGCCGGGCGTGCGCAAGATTGTCCTCGCCACCTCCATCGCCGAGTCGAGCCTGACGATCGAGGGGATCCGGGTGGTGATTGACGCGGGCTGGATGCGGGTGCCGCGCTTCTCGCCGCGCAACGGCATGTCGCGTCTGGAGACGCTCCGCATCTCCCGCGATCGGGCCGATCAGCGGCGGGGGCGGGCGGGGCGTCTCGGGCCGGGCGTCTGCTACCGCCTCTGGGACGAGACCGAGGACCGGACCCTTGCCCCCGAGGCGCTGCCCGAGATTCTCGACGCCGATCTCGCCCCGCTGGTCCTTCAGTGCGCCGACTGGGGCGCCGCCGGTCGCGGGGATCTGCCCTGGCCGACGCCGCCGCCGGAGGCTGCGTGGCGTCAAGCGGTCGCCCTGCTGACCGATCTGGGCGCGCTGGACGGGGCGGGGAACAGGTCCGCTGCGGCGGTTGATGCGCCCATCCGGATCACGCCGCGCGGACGCCGTCTTGCCGCGTTGCCGATTCATCCGCGCCTTGCCGACATGATCCTCCGCGGCGAAGCCGAGGGATGCGCGCATCAGGCCTGCCTGCTGGCTGCGGCCGTTTCGGAACTGGGCGGAGAATCGGGATTGCGCCGCGAGACCGACCTCCGTGTGGCGATGGATCGCCTCGATTCCGGCGATTCCGTGTCGCCGGGTTTTGCGGATCGCGTTCACACGCTGGCCCGGAACTGGTCGCGCCGGTACGCTGCGGATGTCTGCCGGATGGATGTTGGCCGGCTGCTCGCGTGGGCCTTTCCGGACCGGATCGCCCGGCGTCGCTCGCCCGACGGGCGCTACCTCCTCGCCTCGGGCTGCGGCGCCGTGCTGGACGCCGCCGACCCCCTCGCCCGGCATGACTGGCTGGTTGCCGCCGAGCTGGCCGACGATGGGGCGGACGCCCGCATTCGTCACGCCGCGCCTTACGACCGCGACCTGTTGGAGGCGGACTTTGCCGACCGGATCGTCGCCGCTCCGGTGGTCGCTTGGGACCGCCAGGCCGAGCGGGTCACAGCGGTCAGGCGTATCCGTTTTGGCGCCATTGTGTTGCGGGATTCGGTTCTGGCCGCGCCCGATGCTGGGGCGGTTCGGGAGGCACTCTTCGCGGGGATCCGGCTGAAAGGGCTGGACCGACTTTCCTGGACTCCGGCCACGAACGAGCTGCGCGCGCGCGTCGCGTGTCTGCGCCGTGCCCGTCCCGAGGAGAGTTGGCCGGACTTTTCAGACGCGGCGCTTGCCGAAACACTCGCGGACTGGCTGGGGCCGTGTGTCGACGGGGTGCTGCGCTGGAGCCAGGTCGAGCGTTTGGACCTCCATGGGGCGTTGGCCGCCCGGCTTGGCGCGCTGCGCGGCCTGCTGGACACCCTGGCGCCGACCCATTTCACGGTGCCCGGCGGCTCGCGCATCCGCATCCGCTACGATGTGGGCGCGACGCCCGTGCTAGCGGCACGCATTCAGGAGGTTTTTGGACTGACCGTCACGCCGCGCGTCGCCGGCGGACGCGTCGCCGTGTTGATGCATCTCCTGTCGCCGTCGCAGCGGCCGGTGCAGATCACCGCCGATCTCGAAAGCTTCTGGAATACCGGCTACACGCAGGTGCGCAAGGACCTCCGCGGCCGCTATCCGAAGCACGCCTGGCCGGAGAATCCGCGCGAGGCCGTCGCCACGCGAAGAAGAAAAGCGGAAAATTGAAAGCTGAACGGAGAAATCCATTGATTCCATCACGCGTATTCGCGCGCTTGTCTTTGCGTCGCGTGCATTTTTTTGGTATCTTCCTCTTTTCATTGGGCGTGTTGCCAGACCCGCAAGGCGGTTTAGGACAGAATTATGCAGATACTTAAAGCGATTTTTGGGACCAAGAATCAGCGCGACGTGAAGCGGATGCGTCCGATGGTGGAGCGGATCAACGCATGGGAGCAGCAGTATCAGGCGCTATCGGATGCGGACCTGCGGGCCAAAACGGCTGAATTTCGCGAGCGGGTGCGGCAGGGCGAGACGCTCGACAGCCTGCTGTTCGAGGCCTTTGCGGCGGTTAAAAACGCCTGTCGCCGGCTGTGCGGCACCCAACGGCAGGTGTGTGGTCACGATCTGCCATGGGAGATGGTGCCATTCGACGTGCAGCTCATGGGCGGCATTGTGCTGCACGAGGGAAAGATCGCCGAAATGCAGACCGGCGAGGGCAAGACGCTTGTGGCGACCCTGCCGCTCTATCTCAATGCACTCTCAGGCAAAAATGTGCATCTGGTGACAGTCAATGACTACCTCGCCCTGCGCGACTCGCAGTGGATGGGGGCCGTTCTGGAATTTCTCGGCCTGACGGTCGGCTGCATCCAAAATCACATGTCGCCGGCGGAACGCCGGCAGCAGTACGCCTGCGATGTGACCTACGGCACGAACAGCGAGTTCGGCTTTGACTACCTGCGCGACAACGGCATGGCCATGGATCCGTCCCAGGTGGTGCAGAACGGCCATGCGTTTGCAATCATCGACGAGGTGGACAGCATTCTGATCGACGAGGCACGGACGCCGCTGATTATTTCCGGCATTGCCCAGCAGGCATCGGCACACCAGTATGCGGAACTCAAGCCGCTGGTTGAGCGGCTCTTCAAGCGGCAGCAGGAGCTGTGCAACCGCCTGATCGGCGAAGCGAAACAGGCGCTGGACACCCAGGATCAGGAGACCGCGATGTGGCGGCTCTTCCAGGTCTACCACGGCACGCCCAAGCACAAACAGTTTCTCCACCTGCTGGAAGATGCGGCGGTGCGGAAACTGCACGAGCAGGTGGAGAGCATGATGCTCACCGAGATGCGCAAGGAGCAGGCCCGGGAGCTCCGCGAGGAGCTGTTTTTCACGATCGACGAACGGAGCCGCGAAGTCTCGCTGACGGACAAGGGCTGCGCGGCGATGAACCCCGACGACCCCTCGATGTACCTCATGCCCGATCTGATCACCACGATGTCGGCGATCGAGGGCGACACCTCGCTGGGCCTCGCCGAGAGAACCCAGCGCACGCAGGCGGCGCGGACCGATTTCATGGAGCGCAGCGAACGGGTGCGCAACGTGGATCAGCTTCTCCGGGCCTACAGCATCTACGAGCGCGATGTGGATTACGTGGTTCAGGAAAACCGGGTGCTGATCGTGGACGAGTTCACGGGCCGCATCCTGCCGGGCCGGCGGTGGAGCGACGGTCTCCACCAGGCGGTGGAATCCAAAGAGGGCGTGCAGATCGAGCGCGAGACGCAAACCCTGGCGACCATCACGATTCAAAACTACTTCCGCCTGTACAAGAAGCTGGCGGGGATGACCGGCACCGCAGAGACCGAGGCGGGCGAGTTCTCGGATATTTACAAGTTGGATGTGACGGTGATTCCAACCAACCGGCCGATTCGCCGCGTTGACCAGAACGATCTGATTTTCAAGACGCAGCGCGAGAAGTTCAAGGCGATCATCGAAGAGGTGTCCGAACGGCATCGCAACGGCCAGCCGGTGCTTCTCGGAACGGTGACGGTCGACACATCGGAGGTCATCAGCCGCATGCTGCGCATGGCCCACATTCCGCACAACGTGCTGAATGCCAAGAACCATGCGCGCGAGGCCGAGATCGTC from Lentisphaerota bacterium harbors:
- the hrpB gene encoding ATP-dependent helicase HrpB, whose product is MSDRLHTLPDLPVRAVIPKIAAALARNCPVVLQAPPGSGKTTLVPPALMDAPWLGGRRIVLLEPRRLAARAAARRMAHLLGESVGERIGYHIRLERRVSETTRVEILTEGLLVQRLLHDPELAGVGMVIFDEFHERALVADQALALALDVRRALRPDLRLLVMSATLDTAAVVGWLAEPGAPADCQPRVVTATGRAWPVETRLLARLPSSPVARQAADAVLRALADESGSILVFLPGEGEIRRTAELLREARLPVGAEVQPLYAALTREAQERAVGPPPPGVRKIVLATSIAESSLTIEGIRVVIDAGWMRVPRFSPRNGMSRLETLRISRDRADQRRGRAGRLGPGVCYRLWDETEDRTLAPEALPEILDADLAPLVLQCADWGAAGRGDLPWPTPPPEAAWRQAVALLTDLGALDGAGNRSAAAVDAPIRITPRGRRLAALPIHPRLADMILRGEAEGCAHQACLLAAAVSELGGESGLRRETDLRVAMDRLDSGDSVSPGFADRVHTLARNWSRRYAADVCRMDVGRLLAWAFPDRIARRRSPDGRYLLASGCGAVLDAADPLARHDWLVAAELADDGADARIRHAAPYDRDLLEADFADRIVAAPVVAWDRQAERVTAVRRIRFGAIVLRDSVLAAPDAGAVREALFAGIRLKGLDRLSWTPATNELRARVACLRRARPEESWPDFSDAALAETLADWLGPCVDGVLRWSQVERLDLHGALAARLGALRGLLDTLAPTHFTVPGGSRIRIRYDVGATPVLAARIQEVFGLTVTPRVAGGRVAVLMHLLSPSQRPVQITADLESFWNTGYTQVRKDLRGRYPKHAWPENPREAVATRRRKAEN
- the secA gene encoding preprotein translocase subunit SecA — encoded protein: MMQILKAIFGTKNQRDVKRMRPMVERINAWEQQYQALSDADLRAKTAEFRERVRQGETLDSLLFEAFAAVKNACRRLCGTQRQVCGHDLPWEMVPFDVQLMGGIVLHEGKIAEMQTGEGKTLVATLPLYLNALSGKNVHLVTVNDYLALRDSQWMGAVLEFLGLTVGCIQNHMSPAERRQQYACDVTYGTNSEFGFDYLRDNGMAMDPSQVVQNGHAFAIIDEVDSILIDEARTPLIISGIAQQASAHQYAELKPLVERLFKRQQELCNRLIGEAKQALDTQDQETAMWRLFQVYHGTPKHKQFLHLLEDAAVRKLHEQVESMMLTEMRKEQARELREELFFTIDERSREVSLTDKGCAAMNPDDPSMYLMPDLITTMSAIEGDTSLGLAERTQRTQAARTDFMERSERVRNVDQLLRAYSIYERDVDYVVQENRVLIVDEFTGRILPGRRWSDGLHQAVESKEGVQIERETQTLATITIQNYFRLYKKLAGMTGTAETEAGEFSDIYKLDVTVIPTNRPIRRVDQNDLIFKTQREKFKAIIEEVSERHRNGQPVLLGTVTVDTSEVISRMLRMAHIPHNVLNAKNHAREAEIVSSAGQPGTVTIATNMAGRGTDIKLGAGVVWAPESVVKSQITLDEKPAGEARTLRDLLNERPCGLHVIGSERHESRRIDRQLRGRCARQGDPGSSRFYISLEDQLMRLFGSDRISGIMTRLGMQEGEALEHRWLNRSVETAQRRVEQQNFSIRKRTLEYDDVMNKQRSVIYELRGEVLCSESPHEKILDIFNDLILSQCEGFLDSPKVRECRPAELAEALMTAFPIAVTADELAAFAGKPEEAAQQMYARVAEAYEVKCAMEPPASLAFLERQVVLSCIDQQWQEYLRAMDELRHGVSLRAYGQRDPLVEYKREAFQMFEELVEHIKTDIAHTVFRATASIDNFDRLMRGGGVRRQQTIHQSVSLLGAANAAGIIPADGDTQSVTVPAGAAANFDAAVDAMGKPASTAQPVRRDEPRVGRNDPCPCGSGKKHKKCCGQNG